CCAGGCGCCGATGCCCATCGACGCCACCGACGGGTTGTCCCTGGTCCGAGGATCGACCGCCGCGTCCGTCACGATCAACTCGGCGCCCGAATCGATGACGTACTGGCAGAAGCTCTCACTGACCGCGTTCTGCCGCTCGGCCGGGTCGGTCACATCGACACCGATACAACTCTTCCAGAACGAACGACGATCATCGACGAGCGTGACGAACGCCCACGGCGTCCCCAGCAGCGCCGCCGCCAAGCCAGAAAGGTTGTCGAACGGCGCTTCCGCCGGCGTGTCCAGCAAGCCCGTGGCCCGCACCGCCGCAAGCCGGCGCGGGTCGAACACGGCACGTGGCAACGGAGCGCGGTTCTCCAGGGTCAGAACGTCAATGGCGGCCATTTTAGGGCAGCGCCCGCTTCGCGCGGCGCGCAAAGCGGCCGAACTCCCCCGCGGCCGCTTACGGTCCACGGCGTCGGCGAGGTTCGCAGTCTGGACGGGACCGTCACCCGCCTCCGCCGGTCCTCGCCCTCCGCCTCACGCCGACCGGTCTGAGCCGGCCCGTCTCAGAGGCCACGTCGCTGCCCCCGCCGCGCTTCCGGCAAGGTCGTGCGCACCGTACGCCGGGCCGACACCCGCGCCGGCCGCTGCCCAATCGGGTTCGACCGGGCGCACGGCGAGATCGACCCGTTGATCGCGCGGGCCTCGGAACCTACGCAGCAGGTACCGGTGGGCCGGCTTTTCCACGGTGTGGTGCAGGAACGCGCCAAGTGCGATGGAGAAGGAAAAACCCGCGAGTATGGCGAGAGCCGCCGCGGGCGCGCTGGCCGTGTCGAACCAGCCGAGTTCGGTGACGACCGCGAGTGCGCCGGGGTGGATGAGATAGAAGGCGTAGGAGACCACGCCGAAATAGACGAGAGGGCGGGCACTCGCGATGGGTACTCGGCGGCCGTCCGCCTCCCGGGTGGCGACCAGGAAGATGATTGCCGCGAACGACGGCAGGGTGAGGGTGTCGATGAGCCCCGAGTGGTCACCATAGCGGTACCCGAGCATGATCGGGACCGCTAGCCAGGCGGTCGCGAGGACGGCGAGCGTCCGGCGCTGTCCCGCTGTGCCGCGCACGCCGTCCTGCGCCAGAAGGCCCAGCACGATACCGAGGACAAACTCGCCGACCCGCACCGCCGGGTTGGCGTAGAGGGCGAGGTCGAGGCGGGAATCCACCACGCCGGCCAGGCAGGCCACGGCCGCCGTCGGCAGGACGACGAGGAGGGCCGCGCGGATCCGGGCCGCGTTGGTCCGGGCCACGAGCCGCTGGTAGACGAGTGGGAAGACGAGGTAGAAGAACGCCTCACAGGACAGCGACCACAGCACTGCGCCGCCCCAGCCGAAGTAGATGGACTGGGTGGGAATCCAGGCCTGAACGAGCAAAAGACTCGGAAGAATGGCGGCGGGTTTCGATCCGAAATCGCCGATCATCCCAAACCGCCAGGCGACGACGAGCCACAACACGATCGCGACGAGGTACAGCGGGTAGATCCTGGCGAACCGACGCCAGTAGAACTGGGCACGTGTCCCCGGACGGGCAGACCAGGTGAGCACGAATCCCGAGAGCATGAAGAAGAACATGACACCGACGTATCCGATGTTGCCGAGTGGCACCATGGGAATTGCTTCCTCGACATCCGCGTCGATGTGGCGGACAAACACGAGGGTGGCGGCGGCGCCTCGGAGACCGGTCAGCGACGGCAGGTCGCGGCGAGCCTGAGATCGCGGGGTAGCTCTGGGTCTGGACGCGGCCCGGTGGCGGCCGGACGATGGCGACATCCTCTCGGTCACCGTGCCCTTCTCGATTGTCGGGAGACATGCAGGGGCGGTCGGCGCCGGTGCGGAGGAGGACCGTGCCAGTCACACGGGCGGGCTGGTGTCATGCGCGGCGCACAGCCGGATGCCACCGTGAACACCGAGGCAGACACCAGCCGCGGCGCCGGATCAGGTCGTGACGGCACAACCCGACGCGACCGAGGCAGCGGACCACCAGGAGCTCGCGCCTCCGGCTCGCCCCAGTCCTGCCCTTCGATTCACGACCGCCCGGTCCGGGATCTTGCTGGCCGCCATGGACCAACCCTACCCATACGTTAATGTCAGGTTCGCCTGGACTGGCGCAATGCTACTACAGCCGAGTAGATGATTACTCGGCGTGAGAGTCCTCGGTCACAAGGGACACGCAGTAGCCGGACGCCGCATATGTCGGGCGGCCCGGGGTGTGACGTCAGCCCGCGGTCGGGAGGGCGGAAGGCAGCCCGCTCGGGGCGCCCATCCGCCGACGGGACCCTGTCGAGAGGGTGCCCGGGGTGCGCCTCCCCGAGTGCGCGGCGACCCATCTGTTGACAAACCCGATCGGGTTGGTCGACTATCGGAATCGTGTCGACGACTGATTACAGCGGAGGGCTGACCTCGCGCCGTTGCGTCGACTTCAAGCGCATCTGTAGCGCTCTGTGTTCGAGCTGACGACCAGGCGCATCTCGACGCCCTGACCCCTGGGGCAGCTGGCCGCGTGCCACCCCGCCGCGTGCCCACTTCTCGCTGGCCGCCGTCTCACTGGCGCCGTCTCACTGGCGCCTTGTCGCGTGCCCACGCTGTGGCACATCCACGCCACCCAGTTTTCTTGTCGGCCTTCGGCTCCCGGCGGCCGCAGCCTGGCTGCGGCTTGTGTTCGCCGAGCAGATGAATGCCCACAGCGGGATCGGCTACCTCATGATCCATGCACCGACGTTCTTGCGGTCGGACGTGATCGTGCTCTGTCTCCCTGTACGGAGTCTCACACCCCCGCCCACCTCGCTAGGAGATCCGTCCATGACCGTCACCACTGAGGCAGCGGCCGTCGCCGGCGCCATCCCGACCGTGTCCTCGCCGCCCGACGTGCCGTTCGAGGTCGTCCCGCTCTCGGGCAACCTTGGTGCCGAGATCCTCGGCCTCGACCTGCGCACCCTCGACGACGGCGTGACCGCGGCGGTCCGTGCCGCCTGGCTTCATTACAAGGTGGTCTTCTTCCCTGGCCAGAACCTGACGCCGCGGGAGCACCTCGCCTTCGCCCGTCGCTTCGGCGAGCCGACGGAGGGTCACCCGGTCATCCCCGGTCTGGCCGACCAGCCCGAGGTGTTCCAGATCGACTACACCCAGGTCAGGGAGCTGGCGGCGGTCTACGGCAATGTCAGCGACGTGTCACGCGGACTGGACTGGCATACCGACGTGACCTTCGTGAAGCGCCCACCGCTCGGCTCGATCCTCCGTGCGGTCGAGGTGCCCCGGGCCGGGGGCGACACGCTGTTCTCCAACCAGGAGGCCGCGTTCGACGATCTCAGCCCGGCGCTTCAGGGGTTTCTGAGCACGCTGACCGCCGTCCACGACGGCGAGGACCAGTTCAAGGCCGTCCTCGACCTGCTCGGCGAAGGCCGTTGGGAGGGCAAGACCTTCACCAAGCTCGAGGCGGTCGAGCACCCGGTCGTCCGCACGCACCCGGAGACCGGAAAGCGGTCGCTGTTCGTGAACCCGGGCTTCACCTCCCACATCAAGGAGCTGCAGCGCGCCGAGAGCGACGCGCTGCTCGCGTTCCTCTACCAGCACTCGGTACGCCCCGAGTTCACGGTGCGCTACCACTGGCAGCCGGGGACCATCGGCTTCTGGGACAACCGCGCGACCCAGCACGCCGTCGTCGGCGACTTCGGTGACGCGCACCGCGTGATCCAGCGCGTCACCCTGCGAGGCGACGAACCCCGCTGAAGTTGCTGGTGGCGCCGGCGCTGGCGGCGGTGCTGGCGGCGGTGCTGGCGAGCTGGCGGCGGGCCCGGAGGTTGAGCCAATCGCCGGCGAGGATCGGGGCGAAGCGGGCCGGGTTGTCGGCGGTGACGCAGGTGGGGACGGGCTCGATCAGGGTGCCGGGGTAGGCGTCGACGAAGTAGGCGACGCTGCGGCGCGCGGCCGGTCCCGTGGCGTTCGCCGGCGGAGGCAGCACCCGGTGCAGGGTGGAGGTCCAGCGGTCGTTGGTCCACATCGCGAGCAGGTCACCGATGTTCGCCACCAGCTGCCCCGGTCCGGGGTTCACATCGCGCCATTCGTCGCCTTGCCGGATCTGGAGGCCGGGCACGCCGTCGGTCCACAGCAGGGTGAGCACGCCGAAGTCGGTGTGCTCACCGCGACGGAGCTGGCCGGGCAGCGGGTCCCCGGCGTCGGCGGGGCGGGTGTAGAAGTTGGCCCGGGTCGACAGCGGCGCGTCGAGGCACAGGTCGACGAGCCAGCGTTCGCCCATGCCGAGCGCGAGGCCCATCGCGCCGAGCACCGCGCCGGCGAGCCGCGCCATCGCGGTCTCGTAGGCGCGGTACGCCCACTCCCAGCCGGCCGGGCGGGGCGGCCACGCGTTCGCCGGGTACCAGGCTCGGTAGTGATCGAACGGCGCGCGGTCGGCGTCGGACCGGCTGAAGCTCATCGCCTCGAACAGGTCCGGCGGGGTCCGGTTGTCCTCGGCGTAGGCCGACGCCTCCTCGCCGAAGGCGGTGTAGCCGATGTTGTTGCCGTCGGGGACCTTGCGCGCGACGCAGGCGAGTTTCTCCGCCACGGGCAGCGCGAAGAACTCGTCGCAGCGCGTCACGAACGCGCCCATGATCGCGTCCGGCACGCCGTGGCCCTCCAGCAGCAGGAACCCGGTCTCGCGGCAGGCCCGGTCGACGGCCGCGGCGACCGCCTCGCGCCCGGCCGCCTCGCCGGACCACCATCCGCTCAGGTCCACCGGCGCGTCATGCACCGAGCTCTCAGACATTCAGCGCGGCCGTGACGGTGTGGTAGCCGAGCTCCTTGCGGGAGATGTGCTCGCCCGCGACGACCGGGCTGTAGTCGGGCCTGCCCGCGGCGACGGGGAGGGCGGGGGCGACGAGGGCGTCGGGGTTGGGCTGCTGGAAGTAGGCGACCGAGTAGCGGCCGACGCTCGGGTCCTCGCCCTTGACGACGCGGTGCGGGGTGGCCGGCAACAGGCCGCCCGTCCAGCGCTCCAGCATGTCGCCGATGTTGATGACCAGCGATCCGGGGATGAACGGCACCTGCCACCAGCGGCTGTCGGCGAACACCTCCAGCCCGCCCGGCTCGCTGGGCCGGTAGAGGAGGGTGAGCGCCCCGTGGTCGGTGTGCGGGCGGTTGCGCAGCATCGGGCTGTCGGCGAGGCCCCCGACGCGGGGCGGGTAGTGGTTGGCGGCGAGGTTGTTGAAGTGGCGGTCGAACTTGTCGGCGAACCAGTCGCGCGGCAGGCCGACGCCCAGGGCGACGAGCTCGAGGAGCCGGTCACCGAGCGCGGTCATCGCCCGGTAGTAGTCCTCCCACACCGGCCGCAGCGACGCGGGGCGCTCGGGCCACAGGTTCGGCCAGCGCCACAGCTTGGCCTGCGGGCTGCCCACCGGGTAGTCACCCACCGGCTCCAGTTGGTTGATCAGTAGCGACTCCATCAGGTTCGGCGCGCGCGCCGGTCCCGACTGGTCAGGTACCGGCTCGTAACCCCGGATCACCTCGGGCGCGGGGAAACCGACCCGCATCTTCTCGTCCAGCGGCAGCGCGAAGAAGTCCGCCGACTCAGCGCAGAACCGCTCGAACAGGCCGAGGTCGACCTCATGGCCGGTGATGACCGCGAAGCCGGTGTGCCGGAAGGATTCGACGAGGCCCTGGGCGCCCGCGGCCCCCCCCGCCGAGCCCGCCGGCGCGCCGATCGCGGCGCTGACGTCGACGACCGTCACCGTCGCGACGCCGGCGCTGGCGTCGCCGTCGGTCGAGCGATCCTCGATGAAGATCGCCGACGGCGACGACGGCGACGGCAGGTCGGCGGCCTCGACAT
Above is a window of Pseudofrankia saprophytica DNA encoding:
- a CDS encoding acyltransferase family protein, with the protein product MSPSSGRHRAASRPRATPRSQARRDLPSLTGLRGAAATLVFVRHIDADVEEAIPMVPLGNIGYVGVMFFFMLSGFVLTWSARPGTRAQFYWRRFARIYPLYLVAIVLWLVVAWRFGMIGDFGSKPAAILPSLLLVQAWIPTQSIYFGWGGAVLWSLSCEAFFYLVFPLVYQRLVARTNAARIRAALLVVLPTAAVACLAGVVDSRLDLALYANPAVRVGEFVLGIVLGLLAQDGVRGTAGQRRTLAVLATAWLAVPIMLGYRYGDHSGLIDTLTLPSFAAIIFLVATREADGRRVPIASARPLVYFGVVSYAFYLIHPGALAVVTELGWFDTASAPAAALAILAGFSFSIALGAFLHHTVEKPAHRYLLRRFRGPRDQRVDLAVRPVEPDWAAAGAGVGPAYGAHDLAGSAAGAATWPLRRAGSDRSA
- a CDS encoding TauD/TfdA dioxygenase family protein is translated as MTVTTEAAAVAGAIPTVSSPPDVPFEVVPLSGNLGAEILGLDLRTLDDGVTAAVRAAWLHYKVVFFPGQNLTPREHLAFARRFGEPTEGHPVIPGLADQPEVFQIDYTQVRELAAVYGNVSDVSRGLDWHTDVTFVKRPPLGSILRAVEVPRAGGDTLFSNQEAAFDDLSPALQGFLSTLTAVHDGEDQFKAVLDLLGEGRWEGKTFTKLEAVEHPVVRTHPETGKRSLFVNPGFTSHIKELQRAESDALLAFLYQHSVRPEFTVRYHWQPGTIGFWDNRATQHAVVGDFGDAHRVIQRVTLRGDEPR
- a CDS encoding isopenicillin N synthase family dioxygenase, translating into MDLSGWWSGEAAGREAVAAAVDRACRETGFLLLEGHGVPDAIMGAFVTRCDEFFALPVAEKLACVARKVPDGNNIGYTAFGEEASAYAEDNRTPPDLFEAMSFSRSDADRAPFDHYRAWYPANAWPPRPAGWEWAYRAYETAMARLAGAVLGAMGLALGMGERWLVDLCLDAPLSTRANFYTRPADAGDPLPGQLRRGEHTDFGVLTLLWTDGVPGLQIRQGDEWRDVNPGPGQLVANIGDLLAMWTNDRWTSTLHRVLPPPANATGPAARRSVAYFVDAYPGTLIEPVPTCVTADNPARFAPILAGDWLNLRARRQLASTAASTAASAGATSNFSGVRRLAG
- a CDS encoding isopenicillin N synthase family dioxygenase — encoded protein: MNDVEAADLPSPSSPSAIFIEDRSTDGDASAGVATVTVVDVSAAIGAPAGSAGGAAGAQGLVESFRHTGFAVITGHEVDLGLFERFCAESADFFALPLDEKMRVGFPAPEVIRGYEPVPDQSGPARAPNLMESLLINQLEPVGDYPVGSPQAKLWRWPNLWPERPASLRPVWEDYYRAMTALGDRLLELVALGVGLPRDWFADKFDRHFNNLAANHYPPRVGGLADSPMLRNRPHTDHGALTLLYRPSEPGGLEVFADSRWWQVPFIPGSLVINIGDMLERWTGGLLPATPHRVVKGEDPSVGRYSVAYFQQPNPDALVAPALPVAAGRPDYSPVVAGEHISRKELGYHTVTAALNV